The Blattabacterium cuenoti genome includes a region encoding these proteins:
- the rpsA gene encoding 30S ribosomal protein S1 — protein MSNQTEEIKRKESPLSDNDKLNDQGKIETSFDWTKYETHLNDDILEERKKFEELYTKTLPNIQELEIYKGVVTHITDKTVIVDIGFKAEGAIPISEFRENSNIQVESKIEVMVVKMDYKGQCILSYQKAKMLRNWQKINESYEKSEVILGYVAARTKGGLIVEIFDIECFLPGSHINVKPVRDYDTYVGKTMEVKVVKINQKTKNVVVSHKVLIERDIEEQRKEMISKLDKGQVLEGKIKNILPYGAFVDLGGVDALLHITDMSWPHINHPTEVVQLEQELKFVVLGVDKEKNRVQLGLKQLQPHPWNSLDKDLKVGSRVKGKVTVLADYGAFVEIIPGVEALLHISEMSWSTDLSSPQDFLQIGDELEAVILTIDRQERKMSLSVKQLTKDPWIDIQDRYPIGSKHIGFVKKFTSFGVFLKLEKGISGVIYTNDLSWIKKIKHSSEFCNINDELEVIVLSLDPQARRINLGHKQLTENPWDKYEKNYYVGSIHNGIISNLFDKGASVKFSQNQEIEAFSPLRFLEKKDGSILKKGEKTNFKVIEFNKETKKIVVSHTSIYRDKDKKKEQRVRNRKFERSTLGDIEGLAKLKEQIEKEKNK, from the coding sequence ATGTCTAATCAAACCGAAGAAATAAAAAGAAAAGAATCCCCTTTATCTGATAATGACAAATTGAATGATCAGGGAAAAATAGAAACAAGTTTCGATTGGACGAAATATGAAACTCATTTAAATGATGATATACTGGAAGAAAGAAAAAAATTTGAAGAATTATACACAAAAACTTTACCCAATATTCAAGAATTGGAAATATATAAAGGAGTAGTAACACACATTACGGATAAAACTGTTATTGTAGATATTGGATTTAAAGCAGAAGGAGCAATTCCTATAAGCGAATTTAGAGAAAATTCAAATATTCAAGTTGAAAGCAAGATAGAAGTTATGGTTGTGAAAATGGATTATAAAGGACAATGTATTCTTTCGTATCAAAAGGCAAAAATGTTGAGAAATTGGCAAAAAATCAATGAATCCTACGAAAAATCAGAAGTGATATTAGGCTATGTTGCGGCTAGAACAAAAGGAGGACTGATTGTTGAGATATTTGATATTGAATGTTTCTTACCTGGATCACACATAAATGTGAAACCTGTTCGAGATTATGACACTTACGTGGGAAAAACTATGGAAGTTAAAGTAGTTAAGATTAATCAAAAAACAAAAAATGTAGTCGTTTCTCATAAAGTATTAATAGAAAGAGATATTGAAGAACAGAGGAAAGAGATGATCTCAAAATTGGATAAAGGTCAAGTTTTAGAAGGAAAAATAAAAAACATTCTTCCTTATGGCGCTTTTGTAGATTTAGGAGGAGTGGATGCTTTACTTCATATTACCGATATGAGTTGGCCACACATCAATCATCCCACAGAAGTTGTTCAATTAGAACAAGAATTAAAATTTGTAGTTTTAGGAGTAGACAAGGAAAAAAATCGTGTACAATTGGGATTGAAACAATTGCAACCTCATCCTTGGAACTCTTTAGATAAAGATCTAAAGGTAGGAAGTAGAGTAAAAGGAAAAGTCACTGTTTTGGCAGATTATGGAGCATTTGTAGAAATTATACCAGGAGTGGAAGCCTTACTGCACATTAGCGAAATGTCTTGGTCTACTGATTTGTCTTCCCCACAAGATTTTTTGCAAATAGGAGATGAATTAGAAGCTGTCATCTTGACGATAGACCGTCAAGAAAGAAAAATGTCTTTAAGTGTAAAACAACTTACTAAAGATCCTTGGATTGATATACAAGATAGATATCCTATAGGATCTAAACATATTGGATTTGTCAAAAAATTTACAAGTTTTGGGGTTTTTTTGAAATTAGAGAAAGGAATATCTGGAGTTATTTACACTAATGATCTTTCATGGATCAAAAAAATTAAACATTCTTCTGAATTTTGCAATATAAACGATGAATTAGAAGTTATTGTACTTTCTTTAGATCCTCAGGCTAGAAGAATAAACTTAGGACATAAACAACTAACGGAAAATCCATGGGATAAGTATGAGAAAAATTATTATGTAGGAAGCATTCATAATGGAATAATATCAAATTTATTTGATAAAGGAGCTTCTGTTAAATTTTCACAAAATCAAGAAATTGAAGCCTTTTCCCCATTACGTTTTTTAGAAAAAAAAGATGGAAGTATCCTTAAAAAAGGAGAAAAAACTAATTTTAAGGTAATAGAATTTAATAAAGAAACTAAAAAAATTGTGGTTTCTCATACATCTATTTATCGTGATAAAGATAAGAAGAAAGAACAACGTGTGAGAAACAGAAAATTTGAGAGATCCACTCTTGGTGATATAGAAGGATTGGCTAAACTAAAAGAGCAAATAGAAAAAGAAAAAAATAAATAG
- a CDS encoding ribonucleoside-diphosphate reductase subunit alpha, translating into METHPIAEKEGWKVGKDFPVWANNELYLTTIKGGYLLDGETPFEAYKRLAKNAAKILKKPKIEGDFFNIFWKGWLIPSTPVMVNLGTEKGLPISCFSGRIGDSMYEIYRKNLEMAILSKHGGGTSYDFSLVRSVGSPIKNGTLGTSDGIIPFIKSYDSAIVASKQGRTRRGAVAIYLNIEHKEYPEFLKIREPKGDINRQCHNVHQGVIISNSFMENVLKKNGKERALWLNTLKERVKTGEPYLFFKDNANQNLPENWKKNGLKIHHSNLCSEIMLPTDENHTLVCCLSSLNLYKYVEWKNSKTVFYAILFLDAVLQEFIDKGKNIRGIEDAVRFAEKSRALGLGALGWHSYLQSNMIPFISVKSEILTHNIFRKIQLESQKATKYLAKEYGESEWNIGTGRRNLTLMAMAPNRSSAKLAGGLSQGVEPLAANIYVDDDAKGMHIRKNPYLEKILIEIGYNLPEVWEQIANEKGSCLGLTALNEEQKNVFRCFKEINQLELIKQASIRQKYIDQGQSINLSFHQNAPAKYINKVHLDAWKIGLKSLYYYRSESILRADTKNRDLYAESLL; encoded by the coding sequence ATGGAAACACACCCTATTGCAGAAAAAGAAGGATGGAAAGTTGGAAAAGATTTTCCTGTTTGGGCTAACAATGAATTATATTTGACTACAATTAAAGGTGGATACTTATTAGATGGAGAAACTCCTTTTGAAGCATACAAAAGATTAGCAAAAAATGCAGCAAAAATTCTTAAAAAGCCAAAAATAGAAGGAGATTTTTTTAATATTTTTTGGAAAGGGTGGCTAATTCCTTCTACTCCAGTAATGGTAAACCTAGGAACAGAAAAAGGTTTACCGATCAGTTGTTTTTCGGGAAGAATTGGAGATAGCATGTATGAGATATATAGAAAAAATTTAGAGATGGCTATACTTAGTAAACATGGAGGAGGAACATCATATGATTTTAGTTTGGTTAGATCTGTAGGTAGTCCTATAAAAAATGGAACATTAGGAACTTCTGATGGAATTATTCCTTTTATTAAATCATATGATAGTGCAATAGTGGCTAGTAAACAAGGTAGAACACGAAGAGGTGCTGTAGCTATCTATTTAAATATAGAACATAAAGAGTATCCAGAATTTCTAAAAATAAGAGAACCTAAAGGGGATATTAATCGTCAATGTCACAATGTTCATCAGGGCGTGATAATTTCTAATTCATTTATGGAAAATGTATTGAAAAAAAACGGAAAAGAAAGAGCTTTGTGGCTAAATACTCTTAAAGAACGTGTAAAAACAGGAGAACCATATCTCTTTTTCAAAGACAATGCTAATCAAAATCTTCCAGAAAATTGGAAAAAAAACGGATTAAAAATACATCATAGTAACCTCTGTTCAGAGATAATGTTACCAACAGACGAAAATCATACTCTTGTATGCTGTCTTTCTTCTCTAAATCTATATAAATATGTAGAATGGAAAAATTCAAAAACTGTTTTTTATGCTATTTTATTTCTTGATGCTGTTTTGCAAGAATTTATTGATAAAGGGAAAAATATAAGAGGAATAGAGGATGCTGTTCGTTTTGCAGAAAAAAGTAGAGCTTTGGGATTGGGGGCTTTAGGTTGGCATTCGTATTTACAATCTAACATGATTCCTTTTATCTCTGTTAAATCTGAAATATTGACACATAATATATTTAGAAAAATACAATTGGAATCTCAAAAAGCTACTAAGTATTTAGCTAAAGAATATGGGGAATCAGAATGGAATATAGGAACAGGAAGAAGAAATCTAACTTTAATGGCTATGGCTCCTAATAGGAGTTCTGCTAAATTAGCTGGAGGGCTTTCTCAAGGAGTAGAACCTTTAGCTGCAAATATATATGTGGATGATGACGCAAAAGGAATGCATATCAGAAAAAATCCTTATTTAGAAAAAATCCTTATAGAAATTGGATATAATCTTCCTGAAGTTTGGGAACAAATAGCCAATGAAAAAGGATCTTGTCTTGGGTTAACAGCTTTAAACGAAGAACAAAAAAATGTTTTTAGATGTTTCAAAGAAATTAACCAACTTGAATTAATAAAACAAGCCAGTATAAGACAAAAGTATATTGATCAAGGACAAAGTATTAATCTTTCTTTTCATCAAAATGCTCCAGCAAAATATATAAATAAGGTTCATCTTGATGCTTGGAAAATAGGATTGAAAAGTCTTTATTATTATAGAAGTGAAAGTATTCTTCGTGCAGATACAAAAAATCGAGACTTATATGCAGAAAGTTTACTTTAA